In Acipenser ruthenus chromosome 53, fAciRut3.2 maternal haplotype, whole genome shotgun sequence, the following proteins share a genomic window:
- the LOC131723092 gene encoding tripartite motif-containing protein 16-like: MSEGNILLAKEQLSCPVCQEILKDPVAIPCGHSYCMGCIKNCWDQTDHTGVYSCPQCRKAFTPRPDLCRNTMLAEVVEKLKKTWLSLLAQSYAGPGDVPCDFCTGRKFKAVKSCLTCLASYCETHVKPHYEVAAFKTHQLINAIGNLEQKLCAEHHRVLEVFCRIDQTCICWLCADGEHKSHDTVSAETERTRKQKQLGETQREIEQSIQERLKEVEELKQAVESLKRSACIEIKESEKIFTELIRSIEMIHTEVIELIGANEKAAVNQAEGLMKELEQGIDELRRRNAELKQLSETEDHINFLQNFQSLCAHPEAEDLPSVIVNTDISFGAVRKAVSELKDHIEDFCKGGLVNITTTVNEVTIYSMQAPGPRNRAEFLKYSCQLTLDPNTANRTLCLSEGNRKVTRRRETRPYPNHPERFDSRAHVLCREGLSGTRCYWEIEWSGVALIGVTYKGISRKGEDASCGLGFNDKSWSLYCTDFSYSALHNYNGIEISAPYSPRIGVYLDFNAGTLSFYGVSDTMTLLYRFQTTFTEPLYPGLGLYCSDSPVTICQLN, encoded by the exons ATGTCAGAAGGAAATATTCTGCTAGCCAAggaacagcttagctgtccagtgtgCCAGGAGATATTGAAGGACCCGgtcgctattccatgtggacacagttactgtatggggtgtattaagaactgctgggatcagactgatcatacaggtgtctacagctgcccccagtgcagaaaggcctttaccccaaggcctgatctgtgcagaaacaccatgctggctgaagttgtagagaaattaaagaagacatgGCTCAGTCTTcttgctcaaagttatgctggacctggagatgtgccgtgtgatttctgcactgggagaaagttcaaagctgtgaaatcctgtttgacgtgcctggcctcttactgtgaaacacacgtcaagccacactatgaggTTGCTGCATTCAAGACGCAccagctgatcaatgcaattggaaatctggagcagaagctttgtgctgaacaccatcgagttttggaggtcttctgtagaatcGATCAGACATGTATTTGCTGGTTGTGTGCAGACGGCGagcacaagagccatgatacagtctcagctgagacagaaaggactaggaaacag aagcagctgggagagacacagagagaaatAGAACAGAgcatccaggagagactgaaagaagtCGAGGAgttgaaacaggctgtggagtcactgaaa agatctgcatgcatagaaataaaggaaagtgagaagatctttactgagctgatccgatccattgagatgatccacactgaggttattgagctgattggagctaacgagaaggctgcagtgaatcaggctgaaggactcaTGAAGGAACTGGAGCAGGGGATTgatgagctaaggaggagaaacgctgagctgaaacagctttcagagacagaggatcacatcaaTTTTCTACAG aatttccagtcccTCTGTGCCCATCCTGAAGCTgaagacttacccagcgttattgtcaatacagacatctcttttggggctgtaaggaaagctgtatctgaacttaaagaccatattgaggacttctgcaaggggggaTTAGTCAacataaccacaacag tgaatgaagttACAATTTACAGTATGCAGGCTCCAGgaccaaggaacagagctgagtttttaaaat attcctgtcagctcacactggaccccaacacagcgaatAGAacgctctgtctgtctgaagggaacagaaaggtcaCACGCAGGAGAGAGACCCGGCCATATCCTAaccacccagagagatttgacagCCGGGCCcatgtgctttgcagagagggtttgtctggaactcgctgttactgggagattgagtggagtggggtgGCTTTAATAGGTGttacatataaaggaatcagcaggaaaggagaggATGCTTCCTGTGGtcttggattcaatgacaagtcctggagtttgtacTGCACTGATTTCAGTTACTCTGCCCTACACAATTACAATGGTATTGAAATATCTGCCCCCtactcccccagaataggagtgtatctggacttcaATGCTGGCACTCTGtcattttatggcgtctctgacacaatgaccctcctttacagattccaaaccacattcactgagccgctctatcctgggctCGGGCTTTATTGTTCTGATtcccctgtaacaatctgccaactgaactag